The following is a genomic window from Hyphomicrobiales bacterium.
TTTCTTCGCGAGGTCCTGGTTCGGACGGTTCGCGACCAGATTAGCGGTGAGATAGACCGCCGGCGTTCCTTCCGCGCCCTGGACGAATTCGACCGGCAGCCCTGCCTTGCGCAGCGTATAGGCATAGTCCTGCGCGTAAGGCGCAATCCACGCATCGTTCTGCGCGAAGTTCTGCTGCATCTCCGGCGAGGTCGCGACGACAACGGCGCTGTCGAGCAAGGTCTTGACAGCATCAAAGCCAGGATCGGCCTTGGTGATCTCGCCGCCCTTGACCTTGTTGATCATCAGGAAGCCGAGGAGACCGTAGCTGTTCGAGAGGTCCGTCAGGACGATATGGTCCTTGTATTCCGCTTTCCAGAGGTCGGCCCATTTCTCCGGCTTCTTGGCCTTCTCCTTGTTATAGAGAAGGCCGATGGCGGCCACCGCATGGACAGGGCCTTCGCCGCGGGAAAGTCCCTCGACCGCGAAGGGATAGAGTTCCTTGGCGTTGGTGAGTTCGTCCGGCTTGATCGGGGCGATCAGGCCCTCACGCGCGGCGACGACTTCCTGGCCGCCGGAAAAATGGATGACATCGAACTGCGGCGCGGCCTTCTGGGCCCGCAGCTGCGCCAGGGCATCGGCCGAATAGGCGGTGATGACCTGAACGTCGACGTCGTATTTCTTGGAGAACGGCTCGATGACGAGCTTGCGATGGATCTGCTCGTAGGCGCCGCCATAGGAGTTGATGACGAGCTTTTCGCGCGCCGCGGCCGGAGAGATCACGCCGCTGGCGGCCAGTGCCACGGTGAGGCCAAGGCCCGCATTCAGGACAACGCGTCTCGTCGCTGCAATCTTTGACATCGTATAAATCCCCTCTCGTTTATCGTTCGGCAGAATGTGCATGGCGCGGAGCCAACCCAACAGGAACAAGTCGCCCGTTGTTGGGACGCGAAGGACTTCAAATGGATCGGGAGCGAAATCTGGCCGCTCCCGGCTTCCCCATACGATCGTCAGTATCAGCCCTCGATGCGGCCGATCTCGACGGTCTTGATGCCTTCCACGCGGATGGAGCGGCAGGCCTCGGCAACGTCCTCAAGACCCTCGGTCATGCGGCCGAAGATGTTGCAGGGCGTCCAGCCGAGCGGCCCGAAAATGCGGCCGCCATTGTCGTAGAACATGCCGATTTCCCAGAATTCGTCGGTCAGGCCCTTCATGAGGTTGGGCGCCTGATAGAACCACAGGCACTCGCCCGCGATGGGGAAGCATGTCTGGTTCTCGGCGGGCACGCCGCGCGGATCGAAGTTCTGCGCTTCCTTCGGCAGGCCGGTCATGATCTCGGGGCCAGCGAACATGGCATGGGAAGCAGGCACGCGGATGGGCTTGGCAAGCGCGTTCCAGATCGTCTCGCAGGTCACCGGCGCATTGTCCCAATAGGGCTCGATGATGCCGCGGACATTCTTTTCAACAAAGCTCAGGTAAAAACGCTTAGATGCCATGAAACGGGCTCCCAGTATCACGACCGTGTCATTGCGGCGGCCGTAATCGTTAACTGGATACTAAAACTGCCCCCCGCCACGCCGGTTGTCCAATCGTCGTTCTCTATTCATGCGATAAAATAAATTTATCAAAAAAGCCGTGATTAAACCCAGGCTTTCGCAGGATCGATCGACGCGCAGAAGTCGGAAGCGCTTTCTTTCGCAAGGGATACAACGCGTTCCATCAATACGGCGCCGGGTGCGGGGTGATAGTTGGCGATAAACTGCATTGGTGGAAGAGGCTTCGCGACGTTCATATCAATGAGAAGCCCGGCTTCGATGTCCTTGGCGACGCACAAGGTGGGAACCGCCGCGACGCCGAAACCGTCGATCGTCAGGCGGATCATCGTCGTCAGCGAATTCGAGAAAGACAGCTGCGAGGCCAGCACGCTCTCGTCCTGGAAATACGGCGCGATGGCGCGATAGGGCGGCGTATGCCGCTGAAAGGTGATGAGCGGCATGGCGCCCAATTCGGCGACCGAATAGACGCGGCCGGCCTCGGCCAGCTTCGGGCTGGCAACCCAGGACAGGGAATAAGTACAGACGACGAAACTGCGATAACCCTCCTCCAGCACCGGATCGAGGCAGAAATTCAAGTCGATCTCGCCATCGCGCATGCCGGAGAGCAGATTGGTCGTGGTGTCGACGATGATGTCGATCTGGGCGCGCGGAAAGACATCACGCAGTTTTTGATAGAAGCTCGGCAGCCATGTCTGCACGATGGCATCAATTGCGCCGATGCGCAGCGTCACGGCGAATTGATCGGGGTCGGCGAAGCCAACCTTGAGGCGCTCGTAGTCGGCAAGCAGCTTCTCGATCACCGTCAGGGCGGCATGCCCGGCGGGCGTGAGGTGGAACTTGCGCCCTTCCCGTTCGATGAGGCGGACGCCAAGCTCTTGCTCGAGCGCTGCGATGCGCGAGGAGATGGCAGGCTGCGTCGTGTGTAGCTGATCGGCGGTACGCCCGAAGTGGCGTAGCCGCGAGAGCAGAACGAACGTCTCGAAATTGGCCAGTTTCATGGCGGCGGGTCACTCGTCCAATGCGGATCGCGCAGCTTGGTCCCAATGATGCTCGCATGGCGGAAGATGGCCTCGGCCATGCGCTTGCGGAGGTCTTCATCGGCCGCGGCAGACGGGTAGGACAGACAAAAACCCATGATCTCCCCGCGGCCGGGATCGGCGACAGCCGCCCCGACCGAGCCGATGCCGGGGGTCATGAGGCTCAGTGACTGCGATATGCGCGTGCGCCGGATCTCACTGACCTCAGCGAGTATCTGGTGCCCGCTGAACCCATGGCGCGTCTCATCAGGGGCCTGATACCGCAGCTGCGCCAGGATGTCGGCGTCGGGAGCGCGCGCCAGGATCGCGCGACCGATGATCGACTGGAAGGCTGGCCGGCGCTCCGAGACTGCCGCGATGTGCTGGAGCGGAAAGGACCCTTGCCGGGCGACCAGAAGAACGCGCTCGTCGCCGACGATGATGCCGGCGTGGCCCGTGAAGCCGAACTCCTCGACGAGGGCGATGACGGCGTCCTCGACAAGGTCCATCAGGCCGTGCCGCGCCAGATAGGCGCGTGCGAGATCGAGCGTCAGACCGCCCGCCACATAGCTGCTGTCGCGGTCATCGCGCTCCAGAAGATGAAAATCCGCGAGCGTACGCAGGAGACGGGATACCGACGCTTTCGGGATATCGAGCTCGCGACAAACCTCGCTGACGCGCAAGATGGCGCGATCCTCGGCGATAAGTGACAAGATTTTCAGACCGTTCTCGAGCGAGCTCATGGCTGATCGTTCCATTTGGACGAACGATGTTGACACATGTGATACATCGCGTTTTGATAGATCGTCAATCGAGGAGAGTCGGGGGCGCCATTGGGATGCGCATCCCAATAGCCTTGCAACCGCCCGGACTGGGCCTCGTGAAATAACGGCATGATCAGGTGATTTCCTTTTTCAGGTGAGCAGGTCAGCATGAGCACGGTGGTCGGTACAGCAATTGGCGAGCGTGGCAAGATCACGCGTGGGCATCTTGACCTTGGCGAATATCCCGATGGCGCGATCCGTTCGCCTGTTGTCATCGCATCTGGCGCCGAACCTGGGCCGGTATTGTGGCTGCAGGCCTGCATCCACGGCCCGGAGGTTGTGGGTCCACTCGCTATCCAACGTTTTCTGAAGACTGTTGATCTCAGCCAGCTCAAGGGCACGGTCGCATGCCTGATGCTGGCCAATCCGCTCGGCTTCCGCGGCTACAACCGCCTCACGCCCCAGGACGGATACAATCTCAACCGCGTGTTCCCCGGTGATCCCGAGGGCCATTACAGCTACCAGCTCGCGCACAAGCTGCTCGAGGTTTCGCTCGCCACGGGCGACGCGATGCTCGATCTGCATTCCGGTGGCGATCTCACCATCACCTGCCACTACACGCTGTTCCACAATGACGGCTCCGCGCAGGGTGCCGCCTCGGAGCGCCTCGCTTATGCGACGGGCACGCCAAACGTGTGGAATTCTCTGGAGCCCTCGCTCGCGGGCGCGCATTTCGCTGCCTACACCAAGCGCGGCAAGCCCGCGCTCATCGTCGAGAGCGGCGGCGGCGCCCGCGTGACGGAAGAGGACATCGCCCGTCTGACCCAGGCGATCTTCGGTGTCCTGCAGGAAATGAAGATGCTGCCGGGCCAGCCGCCGAAGCTCGATCGCTATCGCCTCGGTGCCGATGCCATCCACATGAAGGCGACCCGCGGCGGACTTTTCCTGCCGTTCGTGGCTCCCGGCGACGATGTCGTGCGCGGCCAGCATATCGCCGATATCGTGGACCTCTATGGCGACGTGGTTCAGGCGGTGCACTGCCCGGTCGAGCGTGCCTGGGTTGGCTCCATCCGCCGCCCGCACATGCCGATCTACAACGGCGACCAGGTCTTCGAACTCGTAGGGACGCGCGAGGCCTGAGCGCCGGAATGACGTCCAGAATATCCAACATAGAAAAACACAGGGGTTTGCAATGAGTATGGATCAATTGGACCGTCGCGCGTTCATGGCGGCGCTCGCCGCCGTCGGTGCCGGCTCGCTGCTGCCGTCCTTCGCGCAGGCGCAGGATGCCAGCTTCAAGGGACGCCAGCTCCTGTCGTCGGGCTTTGGCGGGTCGACGATGGACATTATCCAGAAGGCGGCGTTCGATCCCTTCGATGCGGCCTCGGGCGCCAAGACCACCCAGGTGCCCATGCAGTCCGCGGCGGCGCTCGCGCGGATGAAGGCCGAGGCCGGCAATCCGCAGATCGACATGTACCAGTTCTCGGGCGGGCAGGAAGCCCAGGCCAAGAGCGAGGGGCTGACCGAGCCGCTGAAGTCCGTTCCCAACCTCGCGAATATCCCCGACGGCCTGAAGGATCCGGATGGCCACTGGGTGACCTGGGCGGTCATCGCGGAAGGCATCGTCTATAACAAGGAGAAGATCCCGACGCCGCCGACCAGCTACAAGGATTTCTTCAAGCCGGAATACAAGGGGCACATCGCTTTCCCCGCCATTACCAACGGCTTCGGCATGGACTTCCTGGTCATGCTCGCGCGGACCTTCGGTGGCGGCGAGGACAATATCGATCCCGGCTTCGAGGCGATGGCGAAGCTGAAGAACGAGACGATCTTCAAGGCGGCCTCCGATCTCCCCGGCCTCTTCGGCCAGGGCGATATCTGGATCATGCCTTATGACACCGGCAATGCCTTCAAGACGGCGCAGAGCGGCCTGCCGGTCGCCTTCGCGGCCCCGCAGGAAGGTAGCCCCGCGGTTCCGATCACCTCCTGCATCGCCAAGGGCGCCAAGAATGCCGACGTCGCCAACGGCGCCATCAACTATCTCCTGAAGCCGGAAGCACAGATCGCCATCGCCGAGGGCATGCGTTGGACAGCCTCCAACGTCAACACGAAGCTGCCGCCCGAACTCGCCAAGGACGTCCCGGACGTCAAGCAGCTCGCCCAGCTCGACCGTGCGAAGATCAACGCCAACCGCGCCGCCTGGACGGAGCGTTGGAACCGCGAGATTGCCCGGTGACCGCGGCGCGCCCGGTCCTCGACGTGCCGGGCACGAATGGCGCGGCGGCCTCGTCGCCGCGCCTTATCCCTTACGTGCCCGTCCTTCTCTTCGCGCCGTGCTTCATCATTTACGCCATCCTGTTCATCTGGCCGCAGCTCTCGCTGCTGGCGACGAGCTTTGTCGATGGCAACCAGTGGTCGGTTGCGCATTATCAACGTTTCCTCGGTGACAGCTATTATTGGGAGTTGCTGGGGCGCACGCTGTTTCTCGGCGTGATAACGACGGTCATTACGCTCGTTCTCGGGCTGCCCGTGGCCTATCTCCTGGCGCGTATGCAATCCCGCTGGGCGGGTTTTCTCCTGGTCCTCACCACCTTTCCGCTGCTGGTCAGCGCCGTCGTGCGCTCTTTCGGCTGGATGGTGTTGTTCTTCCGGGACGGGCTTATCAGCAAGCTGGTCGTGGCGCTCGGGCTTGCCACGCCGCCGTTTCAGCTCATGTACACCATGAGTGGCGTCGTCATCGCCCTGGCGCAGGTTCTGCTGCCGCTGATGGTGCTGACACTCTATGGTGTATTCCGCTCCATCGATCGCGACCTCGAGCTCGCGGCCATGAGCCTTGGCGCGAGGCCCTCGCTGGCGCTCTGGCTGGTGACTTTCCGTCTGGCGCGCGGCGGCATTCTGGCGGGATCGCTTCTCGTCTTCTCGCTCGCCATCAGCACCTTCGCCACGCCGAGCCTCGTCGGCGGCGCGCGGGCGCATGTGATGTCGACGGCAATCTACGAACAGACCATCGAGCTTCTGAACTGGCCCTTCGCGGCGGCGCTGTCGTCCATCCTGCTCGTTTTCGTGCTGGTGCTGGCGCTCGTTTATGGCCGGGTTCTGGAAGGGCGCGGACAGACGGAGGCGCGGTCATGACAATCGATCTGGCGCTGGCGCCTGTCTATGGCCGGGTTCTGGAAGAGCATGAGCAGATGGAGGCGCGGTCATGACCATCGATCTGAAATCGCCCTTCGGGGCGCTTCTCCTGGCGCTGACCATCATCGCCTTCTGCTATCTCCTGCTGCCGATCCTCGTCATCGTCGTCGCGCCGCTTGGCAGTACGGGCTATCTCTCCTTCCCGCCGCAAGGATTGACGCTCAAGTGGTATCAGGCGGCGGTTGGCGACATGCGTTATGTCGGCAGCTTCTTCACCAGCCTCAAGGTCGCGACCATCACGGCCATTGTCGCGACCGTCATCGGGATCCTCGCGGCGCATGGCCTCACGCGCTACGAGTTTCGCGGGCGTAAGTTCATCGAGGCCCTGTTCCTGTCGCCGCTGATCCTG
Proteins encoded in this region:
- a CDS encoding putative spermidine/putrescine transport system substrate-binding protein (Evidence 3 : Putative function from multiple computational evidences); protein product: MSKIAATRRVVLNAGLGLTVALAASGVISPAAAREKLVINSYGGAYEQIHRKLVIEPFSKKYDVDVQVITAYSADALAQLRAQKAAPQFDVIHFSGGQEVVAAREGLIAPIKPDELTNAKELYPFAVEGLSRGEGPVHAVAAIGLLYNKEKAKKPEKWADLWKAEYKDHIVLTDLSNSYGLLGFLMINKVKGGEITKADPGFDAVKTLLDSAVVVATSPEMQQNFAQNDAWIAPYAQDYAYTLRKAGLPVEFVQGAEGTPAVYLTANLVANRPNQDLAKKFIDFSLSPEVQAGWAQELRYSPTNKATKLDDTVSKEVVYGPDAVAGLVRFDPVAVDANRAALIERWKKLIAK
- a CDS encoding conserved hypothetical protein (Evidence 4 : Unknown function but conserved in other organisms), with product MASKRFYLSFVEKNVRGIIEPYWDNAPVTCETIWNALAKPIRVPASHAMFAGPEIMTGLPKEAQNFDPRGVPAENQTCFPIAGECLWFYQAPNLMKGLTDEFWEIGMFYDNGGRIFGPLGWTPCNIFGRMTEGLEDVAEACRSIRVEGIKTVEIGRIEG
- a CDS encoding DNA-binding transcriptional LysR family regulator — translated: MKLANFETFVLLSRLRHFGRTADQLHTTQPAISSRIAALEQELGVRLIEREGRKFHLTPAGHAALTVIEKLLADYERLKVGFADPDQFAVTLRIGAIDAIVQTWLPSFYQKLRDVFPRAQIDIIVDTTTNLLSGMRDGEIDLNFCLDPVLEEGYRSFVVCTYSLSWVASPKLAEAGRVYSVAELGAMPLITFQRHTPPYRAIAPYFQDESVLASQLSFSNSLTTMIRLTIDGFGVAAVPTLCVAKDIEAGLLIDMNVAKPLPPMQFIANYHPAPGAVLMERVVSLAKESASDFCASIDPAKAWV
- a CDS encoding IclR family transcriptional regulator, whose amino-acid sequence is MSSLENGLKILSLIAEDRAILRVSEVCRELDIPKASVSRLLRTLADFHLLERDDRDSSYVAGGLTLDLARAYLARHGLMDLVEDAVIALVEEFGFTGHAGIIVGDERVLLVARQGSFPLQHIAAVSERRPAFQSIIGRAILARAPDADILAQLRYQAPDETRHGFSGHQILAEVSEIRRTRISQSLSLMTPGIGSVGAAVADPGRGEIMGFCLSYPSAAADEDLRKRMAEAIFRHASIIGTKLRDPHWTSDPPP
- a CDS encoding conserved hypothetical protein (Evidence 4 : Unknown function but conserved in other organisms); protein product: MSTVVGTAIGERGKITRGHLDLGEYPDGAIRSPVVIASGAEPGPVLWLQACIHGPEVVGPLAIQRFLKTVDLSQLKGTVACLMLANPLGFRGYNRLTPQDGYNLNRVFPGDPEGHYSYQLAHKLLEVSLATGDAMLDLHSGGDLTITCHYTLFHNDGSAQGAASERLAYATGTPNVWNSLEPSLAGAHFAAYTKRGKPALIVESGGGARVTEEDIARLTQAIFGVLQEMKMLPGQPPKLDRYRLGADAIHMKATRGGLFLPFVAPGDDVVRGQHIADIVDLYGDVVQAVHCPVERAWVGSIRRPHMPIYNGDQVFELVGTREA
- a CDS encoding putative spermidine/putrescine transport system substrate-binding protein (Evidence 3 : Putative function from multiple computational evidences) yields the protein MSMDQLDRRAFMAALAAVGAGSLLPSFAQAQDASFKGRQLLSSGFGGSTMDIIQKAAFDPFDAASGAKTTQVPMQSAAALARMKAEAGNPQIDMYQFSGGQEAQAKSEGLTEPLKSVPNLANIPDGLKDPDGHWVTWAVIAEGIVYNKEKIPTPPTSYKDFFKPEYKGHIAFPAITNGFGMDFLVMLARTFGGGEDNIDPGFEAMAKLKNETIFKAASDLPGLFGQGDIWIMPYDTGNAFKTAQSGLPVAFAAPQEGSPAVPITSCIAKGAKNADVANGAINYLLKPEAQIAIAEGMRWTASNVNTKLPPELAKDVPDVKQLAQLDRAKINANRAAWTERWNREIAR
- a CDS encoding putative spermidine/putrescine transport system permease protein (Evidence 3 : Putative function from multiple computational evidences), translated to MTAARPVLDVPGTNGAAASSPRLIPYVPVLLFAPCFIIYAILFIWPQLSLLATSFVDGNQWSVAHYQRFLGDSYYWELLGRTLFLGVITTVITLVLGLPVAYLLARMQSRWAGFLLVLTTFPLLVSAVVRSFGWMVLFFRDGLISKLVVALGLATPPFQLMYTMSGVVIALAQVLLPLMVLTLYGVFRSIDRDLELAAMSLGARPSLALWLVTFRLARGGILAGSLLVFSLAISTFATPSLVGGARAHVMSTAIYEQTIELLNWPFAAALSSILLVFVLVLALVYGRVLEGRGQTEARS